One genomic window of Vibrio rhizosphaerae includes the following:
- a CDS encoding SDR family NAD(P)-dependent oxidoreductase, with amino-acid sequence MTANNKDVLLQSIKTIKALKNRLAQYEKNHQTDIAIIGIGCRFPGGVRDLSSFWNLLDAGKSGVIEVGNDRWSNQQFVDSDYDAVGKLVSPYAGLLERIYDFDAEFFGLSAVEAENLDPQQRLLLVQSWEALEDAGYDIHALRGSDTGVFVGIGSQDYGMALSADVQHANAYIASGNSPSMAAGRLSYFYDFTGPTMSIDTACSSSLVAVNEACRRLQDHHCQLALAAGVNAVLTPHSGVNFSRARMLTSERDCHVFDARAKGYVRGEGCGVVVLKRLSDALQDGDRIHAVIKSVAINHDGHSSGLTVPNGSAQEAVIQSALAQANLRAEDIQYVEAHGTGTSLGDPIEARALASVFSLGHDAQLPIHVGSVKANLGHLEAASGIASLIKAALIVSRSEAPPQRGFEQINPKIDWDSDVFRIPLTTEKLSCPDGASVSAGISNFGFSGTNVHAIVSAVSVNKEVHADKTDTSMTGPVVLALSAKTSGALHRHVEDMIRYLGSQSTQTLPTVSYTSTCRRAALSERIAVCGADPDELIKALQEAMRGRVSSMQRNPIVLVLSGEDDPDQLRELISTEKHEDIVTGSWSQETEHVRLHRGLLEQLAHYGVYPDQILAEGIEPAYIHAWLTGTEAPTQQPYLIRSSAAPDVWLIGPNATLQLEQPEDMAAAMSSSLVLGQRCPDFLDKDKCEFQVLAGQKTLSPALAKLFSAGVAIQWSSCYSQKYAVIDDFPKRQFDYKTFKSPRVDCILHKKNMLRSDIHPMVTHKLSQPNEMLTYELDAETPWLDFIEQHRVQGHRILPASLLIELMHHLAADALDVAQLQLSAIEFFHPVDLDLADRSYLAQVQRHPSDGGTPQVDIVLWSRGSTVRDKDWIRHASAKCTPRTESVVSIIDLESFHVADEYRWDILDVDQLYAQHHEAGVILGEQFRGVKQLKSNTNVLEGQVVLEKADLAESTTLFTLLLDSCFQISGGQPETNSDVHLLASLGNAVFETDLPSSLIVRMLSKPSNDGRCFDVLITQQNGQVVGAFSDVFFKRLPKASTHSTAVQSTSEWLSPAQCFYSQTWQRSSWKTEGGAEPTSFLSPSALFQNVETADFWAERFGLETYNAYRQGVEQFCLKAVVKTFRELGYVDNISLPKALAQCRIHESQQKLFSHLWHLLKKTGQEASVADELAHIDWTQLSVSYPEYDSETIFMQHCVSALRGVLLGEQDPLDILFRDTSMVGSDAVYLNSPISRALNAQLGQMVAALSAKRPLRILEIGAGTGGTTKSVLEALHDLPVETYCFTDISSLFLKRAEEIFQNHSFMEFQILDIEQPIAEQLFEAGTYDLIIAANVLHATRSISQTLGHVRELLAPDGYLLLRECISQQLAADLSFGMTEGWWRFEDTMLRPDYAVMSAEQWEQQLLEHDFSYAQSILPHPMSAEALIVAQAENCSEQEQWLLIQDGQAQIWVEELKQQGALCECLSWKDIMSGVKLPAQYSPDYLVCFPPDTEDSPDIVEASIQCAESTMSLCRHLFEDKRFYQTRVWGVTTQAEKVLPSDPLTGLGQSTMTGVMKSAALEYPGRIGGVIDCEKLCGDQDRVSMIQQMLSHIRQPGHLRYIAIRANQPYQPLLLPDIAKEEGAMSNSIVQSLCAGGAVLITGGFGGIGTALTNALGAFMKSNGNYPTGQNTKGTLVLVSRHIEGSSQQTQVHALENMGFRVLAIEADLSIPAQVDDVFEQIEAQSLHLEHLIHTAGIGGDQMIRESQSGDLREVVLSKLASTWYLHQRAPRDLKTFLVLSSMVGLWGAKGKAHYVFANHFADRVIQLRRSLGLAGSVVQLGPVDAGMLNLAGKEAALRVGVRSFKVQDIAKMLIGELRAAECAILDIDWRIFKPFYRGSWLQSYFEKLGLRSYRSDASVMTHADEYSFSNRFMAQPVAKRRKFVEAELFSILRDVLGLSGDIKSYLETGFHELGMDSLLTMSFAEKVAGMSGKEVSSIDVLDNANLQRLSQWLFDQFKHQLEKTDVTQKNGQHISSVFNASQPQDSVTSGVTLEQIEHELKAMQETLEDI; translated from the coding sequence GTGACGGCAAACAATAAAGATGTGCTGCTGCAATCGATTAAAACGATTAAAGCGCTCAAAAATCGACTTGCACAATATGAAAAAAATCACCAAACAGATATTGCAATCATTGGTATTGGCTGCCGATTTCCCGGAGGGGTCCGTGATCTCTCGTCATTCTGGAATCTGTTAGATGCCGGTAAAAGTGGTGTCATTGAAGTTGGCAACGACCGATGGAGTAATCAGCAGTTTGTTGATTCGGATTATGATGCGGTCGGTAAATTAGTCTCTCCCTATGCCGGGTTACTGGAACGCATTTATGACTTTGATGCTGAATTCTTTGGTTTGTCAGCGGTTGAGGCAGAAAACCTTGACCCGCAGCAACGGCTGTTGCTGGTTCAAAGCTGGGAAGCATTAGAAGATGCCGGTTATGATATACATGCATTGCGGGGGAGTGATACGGGAGTTTTTGTCGGTATTGGTAGCCAAGATTATGGCATGGCACTATCGGCTGATGTTCAACATGCGAATGCTTATATTGCATCGGGCAATTCGCCAAGTATGGCTGCCGGACGTTTATCATATTTCTATGACTTTACTGGGCCAACGATGTCAATCGATACGGCTTGCTCTTCTTCTCTTGTTGCTGTGAATGAAGCTTGTCGGCGCTTACAGGATCATCATTGTCAATTGGCGCTGGCTGCGGGCGTGAATGCTGTTCTGACCCCACATTCCGGGGTGAATTTTTCACGGGCACGAATGTTGACTTCAGAACGCGATTGCCATGTATTTGATGCGCGTGCAAAGGGTTATGTTCGAGGTGAAGGCTGCGGTGTTGTCGTACTCAAACGATTGTCAGATGCTTTACAAGATGGAGATCGTATCCATGCGGTGATCAAAAGTGTCGCGATCAACCATGATGGTCATAGTAGTGGATTGACTGTTCCGAATGGTTCGGCTCAGGAAGCGGTGATTCAATCAGCACTTGCTCAGGCCAATCTCAGAGCAGAGGACATCCAATATGTTGAAGCTCACGGCACAGGAACCAGTTTGGGTGACCCGATAGAGGCACGTGCATTGGCATCCGTTTTTTCTTTAGGACATGACGCGCAGTTGCCAATTCATGTCGGGAGTGTCAAAGCTAACTTAGGGCATTTGGAAGCCGCCTCGGGCATTGCCAGTCTGATTAAAGCCGCTCTTATCGTCAGTCGTTCAGAAGCCCCCCCACAACGCGGATTCGAGCAAATTAACCCGAAGATCGACTGGGATAGTGATGTTTTTCGTATTCCTCTGACAACCGAAAAACTGAGCTGCCCTGATGGGGCAAGCGTGAGTGCTGGTATTAGTAACTTTGGTTTTAGTGGAACCAATGTTCATGCCATTGTGTCTGCTGTATCGGTCAATAAAGAGGTACATGCGGACAAGACGGATACATCGATGACGGGGCCAGTGGTACTTGCCTTGAGTGCGAAAACATCTGGAGCGCTACATCGTCATGTCGAAGATATGATTCGCTACCTTGGGAGCCAGTCGACACAAACCTTACCCACTGTGAGTTACACCTCGACTTGTCGACGGGCAGCTTTGTCTGAACGAATTGCTGTTTGTGGGGCTGACCCCGATGAGTTGATCAAAGCATTACAAGAAGCGATGCGAGGAAGAGTGTCTTCTATGCAACGCAATCCCATCGTGCTGGTTTTGTCAGGAGAGGATGATCCAGACCAATTACGTGAACTCATTTCAACAGAGAAGCATGAAGACATCGTGACAGGCTCTTGGTCTCAGGAAACTGAGCATGTTCGATTGCATCGTGGTTTACTCGAGCAACTCGCACATTATGGTGTTTACCCTGATCAGATTTTGGCGGAAGGCATTGAACCTGCGTATATTCATGCCTGGTTGACAGGGACAGAAGCGCCTACACAACAACCTTATTTGATACGGTCGTCAGCAGCACCTGATGTTTGGCTGATTGGGCCGAATGCGACTCTACAACTGGAGCAACCAGAAGATATGGCTGCGGCAATGTCGTCATCTCTTGTCTTAGGGCAAAGATGCCCTGATTTTCTGGACAAGGATAAGTGTGAGTTTCAGGTATTGGCGGGTCAGAAAACATTATCTCCTGCACTGGCTAAACTATTTTCCGCAGGTGTGGCGATTCAGTGGTCATCTTGTTATTCCCAAAAGTATGCTGTGATTGACGATTTTCCGAAGCGTCAATTTGACTATAAAACATTCAAGTCCCCTCGGGTTGATTGCATACTACACAAAAAAAATATGCTCAGGTCTGATATTCATCCAATGGTCACGCATAAACTCAGTCAACCGAATGAGATGTTGACCTATGAATTGGATGCAGAGACACCATGGCTCGATTTCATTGAACAGCATCGTGTTCAGGGGCATCGAATTTTACCTGCCTCATTATTAATCGAACTCATGCATCATTTAGCGGCAGATGCGCTGGATGTTGCTCAGTTACAGTTGTCAGCAATCGAGTTTTTCCATCCCGTTGATCTTGATTTAGCTGATAGGTCATACCTTGCTCAGGTTCAACGACACCCCTCTGATGGGGGAACACCACAAGTCGATATCGTTTTGTGGAGTCGTGGTTCGACAGTTCGAGATAAAGATTGGATTCGTCATGCAAGTGCAAAATGTACCCCTCGAACAGAATCAGTTGTGTCCATAATTGACCTAGAGTCCTTCCACGTTGCTGATGAGTATCGCTGGGATATTCTAGATGTTGATCAATTGTATGCGCAGCATCATGAAGCCGGGGTGATATTAGGGGAACAATTCCGGGGCGTAAAACAGTTGAAGTCAAATACCAATGTGCTGGAAGGTCAAGTTGTCCTTGAAAAAGCAGATCTGGCCGAATCGACGACATTATTTACCCTGTTACTTGATAGTTGTTTCCAGATTAGCGGTGGCCAGCCAGAAACGAACTCTGACGTTCATTTGCTTGCGTCTCTGGGAAATGCAGTATTTGAAACGGATTTACCATCGAGCTTAATTGTGCGGATGTTATCGAAACCAAGTAATGATGGGCGTTGTTTTGATGTATTGATTACCCAGCAAAATGGGCAAGTTGTGGGGGCTTTTTCTGATGTCTTCTTTAAACGATTGCCGAAAGCTTCAACGCATTCAACAGCAGTTCAGTCAACCTCTGAATGGTTGTCTCCTGCTCAATGTTTTTATTCTCAGACCTGGCAACGATCATCTTGGAAAACAGAGGGGGGGGCTGAACCCACTAGCTTTTTATCTCCTTCTGCTTTATTTCAGAATGTTGAAACAGCTGATTTTTGGGCAGAGCGATTTGGATTGGAAACTTATAATGCTTATCGGCAAGGTGTTGAGCAGTTCTGTTTAAAAGCTGTTGTCAAAACATTCCGAGAATTGGGATATGTTGACAACATTTCTCTTCCGAAAGCATTGGCCCAATGCCGGATTCATGAGTCTCAGCAGAAACTGTTTTCTCACCTTTGGCACTTGTTGAAAAAGACAGGCCAAGAGGCCTCGGTTGCTGATGAGCTAGCCCATATAGATTGGACACAACTTTCCGTATCTTATCCCGAGTACGACTCGGAAACCATATTCATGCAACACTGTGTCTCTGCTTTAAGAGGTGTACTGCTGGGTGAACAAGACCCATTGGATATCCTATTCCGGGATACATCAATGGTTGGTAGTGATGCTGTTTATTTGAATTCCCCCATTTCTAGGGCGCTCAATGCGCAGCTTGGGCAGATGGTAGCGGCCTTGAGTGCAAAGCGTCCGTTAAGGATTTTAGAAATTGGAGCAGGAACTGGAGGAACAACGAAAAGTGTACTTGAGGCTTTGCATGACCTCCCTGTTGAGACTTACTGCTTTACGGATATCTCATCATTATTTCTTAAAAGGGCGGAGGAGATATTCCAGAACCATTCCTTCATGGAATTCCAAATTTTAGATATCGAACAACCGATTGCCGAGCAATTATTTGAAGCTGGGACTTATGATCTCATCATTGCAGCAAATGTCCTGCATGCAACACGCTCTATCTCTCAGACACTGGGACACGTTCGAGAGTTGCTCGCCCCTGATGGATACTTGTTGTTACGGGAATGTATTTCACAACAGTTGGCTGCCGATTTGAGTTTTGGGATGACAGAAGGTTGGTGGCGTTTTGAAGACACGATGCTACGCCCTGATTATGCGGTGATGAGTGCTGAACAATGGGAGCAGCAACTTTTAGAACACGATTTTTCTTACGCTCAGTCTATCCTGCCTCATCCAATGAGCGCTGAAGCGCTCATTGTGGCTCAAGCTGAAAATTGTTCCGAACAGGAACAATGGCTTTTAATTCAAGATGGTCAGGCGCAAATCTGGGTCGAAGAGCTTAAGCAACAAGGCGCTTTGTGTGAATGTCTTTCTTGGAAAGATATCATGAGTGGTGTCAAGTTACCCGCACAATACTCGCCAGATTACCTTGTTTGTTTTCCTCCGGATACTGAAGACAGTCCAGACATCGTTGAAGCGAGTATACAGTGTGCTGAATCAACGATGTCACTGTGCCGTCATTTATTTGAAGACAAACGTTTTTATCAAACCCGTGTCTGGGGGGTGACGACACAAGCCGAAAAAGTGTTGCCGTCGGATCCACTCACAGGACTTGGCCAATCGACCATGACGGGAGTGATGAAAAGTGCAGCATTAGAATACCCAGGTCGGATTGGCGGTGTGATTGATTGTGAAAAACTGTGCGGTGATCAAGACAGAGTATCGATGATTCAACAAATGTTGTCCCATATTCGGCAGCCAGGACATTTACGCTATATCGCGATCAGAGCTAATCAACCCTATCAGCCATTATTGTTGCCTGACATAGCCAAAGAAGAAGGGGCTATGTCTAATTCGATAGTTCAAAGCCTCTGTGCTGGAGGTGCTGTGCTCATCACGGGTGGTTTTGGTGGCATTGGAACTGCGTTGACGAATGCTTTAGGGGCATTTATGAAGTCAAATGGAAATTATCCTACAGGACAAAATACAAAAGGTACTTTGGTCTTGGTTAGCCGTCATATCGAAGGCAGCTCTCAACAAACTCAGGTACATGCTTTGGAAAACATGGGTTTTAGAGTGCTAGCGATTGAAGCGGATTTGAGTATTCCCGCTCAAGTCGATGATGTCTTCGAACAGATAGAAGCCCAATCTCTCCATCTTGAACATTTAATTCATACCGCGGGTATCGGTGGTGATCAGATGATTCGTGAAAGTCAGTCGGGTGATTTAAGAGAGGTGGTGTTATCCAAGCTAGCAAGCACTTGGTATCTGCATCAACGCGCACCAAGGGATCTTAAAACATTCTTAGTTCTCTCTTCGATGGTTGGGCTATGGGGGGCTAAAGGGAAAGCACACTACGTGTTTGCGAATCATTTTGCTGATCGTGTAATACAGCTTCGTCGTTCGCTAGGGCTTGCTGGCTCTGTTGTCCAGTTGGGACCTGTGGATGCCGGAATGTTAAATCTTGCGGGTAAGGAAGCGGCACTGCGGGTTGGTGTTCGAAGTTTCAAAGTGCAGGACATCGCAAAGATGCTCATTGGTGAATTGCGAGCTGCTGAGTGTGCGATTTTAGACATTGATTGGCGCATCTTTAAACCTTTCTATCGAGGAAGTTGGTTGCAGTCCTATTTTGAGAAACTTGGTTTGAGAAGTTATCGCAGTGATGCCTCTGTTATGACTCATGCTGATGAATATTCATTCTCAAATCGTTTTATGGCACAACCAGTCGCGAAGCGTCGAAAATTTGTTGAGGCAGAATTGTTCAGTATTTTGCGAGATGTGTTGGGATTAAGCGGTGACATCAAAAGTTATCTGGAAACAGGGTTTCATGAACTCGGGATGGATTCGTTATTAACGATGTCTTTTGCAGAAAAGGTTGCAGGCATGTCTGGAAAAGAAGTGTCGTCTATTGATGTTTTGGACAATGCAAATCTTCAACGCTTGAGTCAGTGGTTATTTGACCAATTCAAACATCAACTAGAGAAGACCGATGTGACACAGAAAAATGGACAGCATATTTCTTCTGTGTTCAACGCGTCTCAACCGCAGGACTCCGTTACATCTGGAGTCACTTTGGAACAGATAGAGCATGAATTAAAAGCCATGCAAGAAACATTGGAGGATATCTGA